One Mus musculus strain C57BL/6J chromosome X, GRCm38.p6 C57BL/6J DNA window includes the following coding sequences:
- the Gm7903 gene encoding pramel3 family member gives MMDTKDPPTLLDLATQSLLSNEHAAIQALEEIPRELFVPLFTAAFTGRHKNILTAIVKAWPFACLHIGALSVQEPERELLKALIESLQFLPALNSATRSPKLRILDLRQDAGCKTVCPDISTNSTICFRSCAHSEHSIFKIEGQESLSSSKSEAQPSRLPMELIVDISLDGTLRERNFFALLQNKVEQSLGSLHLCCRDLQINNLCECRHALSHLDLKCVDHLAVDESPLTEVTKLLSHTIQLDSLSLSKIACRSLNGRTFRNFITQLSRMNHLKELSLSSFCLTDHLETVLRVLSADLEFLYLPFCGLSYSDFKFLSECSQVSHLKLLNVNNNPIYWEDCEPFYYLLQNVSSTLQHLKICYCFLTDSTISVLIPALTRCSQLRVLHFYSNQITMGMLMRILELLTPLKELKHVIYPIPVHCYGRWHFQGSLDRQKVEDVQRQLNLMLQEAERSDMNWITYSD, from the exons ATGATGGACACCAAGGACCCGCCCACACTATTGGATCTTGCTACACAGAGTCTATTGAGTAATGAGCATGCAGCAATCCAAGCCCTGGAGGAGATCCCAAGGGAGCTTTTTGTCCCTCTATTCACTGCTGCCTTCACGGGTAGACACAAGAATATACTGACAGCAATTGTGAAGGCTTGGCCTTTTGCCTGTCTCCACATTGGGGCATTAAGTGTGCAGGAACCCGAGCGTGAACTCCTGAAAGCCTTGATTGAGAGTCTTCAGTTCCTCCCTGCCCTGAACTCAGCTACTAG GAGCCCTAAACTGAGGATCCTAGATTTAAGGCAGGATGCTGGCTGCAAGACCGTATGTCCTGATATCAGTACTAATTCGACAATTTGCTTTCGTTCTTGTGCTCACTCTGAGCACTCTATCTTCAAAATTGAAGGCCAGGAGAGTCTTTCAAGTTCCAAGTCTGAAGCTCAGCCCTCTAGGCTGCCTATGGAATTGATAGTGGACATTTCCCTTGATGGCACTTTGAGGGAAAGGAatttttttgctttgcttcagAATAAAGTAGAGCAGAGCCTAGGCTCTCTGCACCTGTGCTGCAGAGATTTGCAAATTAATAACTTGTGTGAATGCAGACATGCATTAAGCCATCTGGATCTGAAATGTGTTGATCACCTTGCAGTTGATGAGTCTCCTCTTACTGAAGTCACCAAACTTTTATCTCATACAATACAGCTGGACAGTCTTAGCCTGTCTAAAATCGCTTGTAGATCTTTGAATGGGAGAACCTTTAGAAATTTTATCACCCAACTGAGTCGTATGAACCACCTGAAGGAGCTCAGCTTGTCTTCATTCTGCCTCACAGATCATCTTGAAACTGTCCTGAG AGTACTATCTGCTGATTTGGAGTTCTTATATCTACCGTTCTGTGGACTTTCTTACAGtgacttcaagtttctctctgagTGCTCTCAAGTCAGTCATTTAAAGTTGCTGAATGTCAACAACAATCCAATATATTGGGAAGATTGTGAGCCATTTTATTATCTCCTGCAGAATGTTTCTAGCACCTTGCAGCATCTGAAAATTTGTTATTGCTTTTTAACAGATTCTACAATCTCTGTTCTTATCCCAGCCCTAACCCGGTGTTCTCAACTTCGAGTGCTTCACTTTTATTCAAATCAAATTACCATGGGTATGCTTATGAGAATTCTTGAGCTATTAACACCATTGAAGGAGCTTAAACATGTGATTTATCCCATCCCTGTCCATTGCTATGGGAGGTGGCATTTTCAAGGCAGTTTAGATAGACAGAAGGTTGAAGATGTGCAGAGACAATTGAACTTAATGCtacaggaggcagaaaggagtGATATGAATTGGATCACTTACTCTGATTAA